Proteins from a single region of Bos javanicus breed banteng chromosome 7, ARS-OSU_banteng_1.0, whole genome shotgun sequence:
- the LOC133251987 gene encoding interleukin-3, whose amino-acid sequence MEVPCQIKILPKPALPSLPGARALNKSRRLSQTLQNATRTWTRQNHPASPNMSSLSILHLLLLLLALHAPQAKGLPVVTSRTPYSMLMKEIMDDLKKITPSPEGSLNSDEKNFLTKESLLQANLKVFMTFATDTFGNDSKIMKNLKEFQSVLPTATPTEDPIFIENKNLGDFRMKLEEYLVIIRNYLKSKNIWFS is encoded by the exons ATGGAGGTTCCATGTCAGATAAAGATTCTTCCGAAGCCCGCCCTCCCCTCGCTTCCCGGGGCACGGGCACTAAATAAAAGTCGGAGGCTGTCTCAGACACTTCAGAACGCCACAAGGACCTGGACGAGACAGAATCATCCTGCCAGCCCAAACATGAGCAGTCTCTCCATCTTGCACCTGCTTCTGCTCCTGCTTGCACTCCATGCCCCTCAGGCAAAGGGGTTGCCTGTCGTGACATCGAGGACTCCATATTCTATGTTGATGAAGGAAATTATGGATGACCTAAAGAAAATAACTCCGAGTCCAGAA GGCTCCTTGAACTCAGATGAGAAGAATTTCCTGACG AAAGAGAGCCTTCTGCAGGCAAACCTGAAAGTATTCATGACATTTGCCACAGATACTTTTGGAAACGAttcaaaaatcatgaaaaatcTTAAG GAATTCCAGTCTGTGCTGCCCACAGCCACACCCACG GAAGATCCAATTTTTATTGAGAACAAGAACTTGGGCGATTTCCGGATGAAATTGGAAGAATATTTGGTTATCATTAGAAACTATCTGAAGTCCAAGAACATATGGTTTTCCTAA